One window from the genome of Desulfuromonas sp. encodes:
- a CDS encoding MinD/ParA family protein, which produces MSENLRHKTIIPVAGGKGGVGKSLFTASLARALAASGKETIAVDLDLGGSNLYSYFGLENRHLGIGDYLITKGTRLDEITVKLELDRLGFIPGDGVTPFLANINYGQKQKLLRDLERLDADFLLLDLGSGTSFNILDFFRLSNRGVLVTTPDYPAIMNMMAFLKNMIFRVVAKGVGTNNFLRDVLVKACHRTGSDEMIPVKDIIYELSAVNPQKAVEIQKQIQAFDLNIVVNKTRASDDLGFVEKVVKSLQERLGIEVGFLASFPFSDAGCWRMASQQGLLPFLADVDGVIPALHNRAFGTAATFPQAAARTCQTWPDLS; this is translated from the coding sequence ATGTCAGAAAATTTGCGACACAAAACAATCATTCCGGTCGCCGGCGGTAAAGGGGGCGTTGGCAAGAGCCTGTTTACGGCAAGCCTGGCCCGAGCTTTGGCCGCTTCGGGAAAAGAAACGATAGCGGTGGATCTCGACCTCGGCGGTTCGAATCTTTATTCGTACTTTGGGCTCGAAAACAGACACCTCGGAATCGGGGATTATTTGATCACCAAGGGGACCAGGCTCGATGAAATAACCGTGAAGCTGGAGCTTGACCGCCTCGGTTTTATCCCTGGTGATGGTGTTACCCCGTTTCTGGCCAACATCAATTATGGACAAAAGCAGAAACTGCTGCGCGATCTGGAGCGGCTCGATGCCGATTTTCTTCTGCTTGATCTCGGTTCCGGGACGTCGTTTAACATTCTTGATTTTTTCCGGCTTTCGAACCGTGGGGTTCTTGTCACGACCCCTGATTACCCGGCGATTATGAACATGATGGCCTTTCTGAAAAACATGATTTTTCGTGTTGTTGCAAAGGGGGTCGGTACGAACAACTTCCTGCGTGATGTCCTGGTCAAGGCTTGTCACCGGACCGGCTCGGACGAAATGATCCCGGTTAAAGACATCATCTATGAACTCTCGGCGGTGAATCCACAGAAGGCGGTTGAGATCCAGAAACAGATTCAAGCGTTTGACTTGAATATCGTCGTCAACAAGACGCGAGCGTCAGATGACCTTGGTTTTGTTGAAAAGGTCGTGAAAAGCCTGCAGGAACGACTCGGGATCGAGGTCGGCTTTCTTGCCAGCTTCCCTTTCAGTGACGCCGGCTGCTGGCGGATGGCGTCGCAACAGGGGCTGTTGCCGTTTCTTGCCGACGTGGATGGCGTGATCCCTGCACTGCACAACAGGGCATTCGGCACCGCTGCAACTTTCCCGCAGGCTGCGGCACGCACCTGCCAGACCTGGCCGGACCTCTCGTAG
- the msrA gene encoding peptide-methionine (S)-S-oxide reductase codes for MKTLIGIILSLIAVTGVVAAATMEKEHGMMDQEKAMTAKAIFAGGCFWCMESDFEKLDGVSEVVSGFTGGTLENPTYNGNHDGHYEAVKVIYDPTQVSYEQLLDHYWVNIDPFDDGGQFCDRGHSYLAAIFVANDTERKSAEASKRKVEQMFPKQKVVTPIFDASTFYPIQGDESYHQDFYKKSPVRYKYYRWGCGRDRRLQEIWGDKAGH; via the coding sequence ATGAAAACCCTGATTGGCATTATCCTCAGCCTGATTGCGGTCACCGGCGTTGTCGCGGCGGCAACCATGGAGAAAGAACACGGAATGATGGATCAAGAAAAAGCAATGACAGCAAAAGCTATTTTTGCCGGCGGATGTTTCTGGTGCATGGAGTCCGATTTCGAAAAACTGGACGGCGTCAGTGAAGTCGTCTCCGGCTTTACCGGCGGAACCCTTGAAAATCCGACCTACAACGGCAATCATGACGGCCACTACGAGGCCGTCAAAGTGATCTACGACCCGACACAGGTGAGCTATGAACAGCTCCTCGACCACTACTGGGTCAATATCGACCCCTTCGATGATGGCGGACAATTCTGTGATCGGGGACACAGCTACCTGGCCGCTATTTTCGTCGCCAATGACACCGAAAGGAAAAGCGCCGAGGCGTCAAAGCGTAAAGTCGAGCAGATGTTCCCGAAGCAGAAAGTGGTGACGCCGATCTTCGATGCCTCGACCTTCTACCCGATTCAGGGTGATGAGAGCTACCACCAGGATTTTTACAAGAAAAGTCCGGTCCGCTACAAGTACTACCGCTGGGGATGCGGCCGCGATCGGCGGCTCCAGGAGATCTGGGGTGACAAGGCCGGCCACTGA
- the msrB gene encoding peptide-methionine (R)-S-oxide reductase, whose product MSEKVLKSREDWQQLLTQEQFHILREQGTERAFTGQYDKHYKNGVYQCAGCGLDLYASKDKFNSGTGWPSFTRPVAEENVATKSDNSFFMRRTELLCSRCDGHLGHVFDDGPAPTGKRHCINSASLKFIADK is encoded by the coding sequence ATGAGCGAAAAAGTTCTGAAATCCCGCGAAGATTGGCAGCAGCTCCTGACCCAAGAGCAGTTCCACATTCTCCGCGAACAGGGGACCGAGCGCGCCTTCACCGGCCAGTACGACAAGCACTATAAAAACGGCGTTTACCAGTGCGCCGGATGCGGCCTCGACCTCTACGCGTCCAAAGACAAGTTCAATTCCGGGACCGGTTGGCCGAGCTTTACGCGACCGGTCGCCGAAGAAAACGTTGCGACAAAAAGCGACAACAGTTTCTTCATGCGCCGCACCGAACTGCTCTGTTCTCGCTGCGACGGCCACCTCGGGCACGTCTTCGACGACGGCCCCGCCCCGACCGGAAAACGCCATTGCATTAACTCGGCGTCACTGAAATTTATCGCCGACAAGTAA
- a CDS encoding DNA-binding response regulator produces MIATKKNAPVLIIEDDHNTASLISTYLEREGFTTCMVHDGGAALELARRENPGFVILDVMLPQVDGWEICRELRKISDVPILMLTAREEEIDRVLGLSLGADDYVIKPFSPRELVERVKAILRRTRQRPHPVAVMEHKGLCLDLEKRRVLLEERPVELTSVEYKLLLALMSAPGKAFSRDELLNHIYDRGETVVDRVVDVHIGHLRQKLADDPAAPRFIETVRGFGYRFADRDEP; encoded by the coding sequence ATGATCGCAACTAAAAAAAATGCCCCGGTCCTGATCATCGAAGATGACCACAACACGGCTTCCCTGATTTCCACCTATCTTGAAAGGGAGGGATTTACCACCTGTATGGTTCACGATGGCGGCGCGGCGCTGGAATTGGCCCGCCGGGAAAACCCCGGCTTTGTCATCCTCGATGTGATGCTGCCGCAGGTCGATGGCTGGGAAATCTGCCGGGAGCTGCGCAAAATCTCCGACGTTCCGATCCTGATGCTGACGGCGCGCGAGGAGGAGATTGACCGGGTTCTCGGCCTTTCCCTCGGAGCCGATGATTACGTCATCAAGCCATTCAGCCCGCGCGAGCTGGTCGAGCGGGTCAAGGCGATCCTGCGCCGCACCCGGCAGCGGCCGCACCCGGTTGCCGTCATGGAGCACAAGGGGCTGTGTCTCGATCTCGAAAAGCGCCGGGTTTTGCTCGAGGAGAGACCGGTTGAGCTGACATCCGTCGAATACAAACTGCTGCTGGCGCTGATGAGCGCCCCGGGCAAGGCTTTTTCCCGGGATGAACTTCTCAATCATATCTACGACCGGGGTGAAACAGTGGTTGACCGGGTGGTCGACGTACATATCGGACATCTGCGGCAGAAGCTTGCCGACGACCCGGCCGCTCCGCGCTTCATCGAAACCGTCCGCGGCTTCGGCTATCGCTTCGCTGATCGGGACGAACCATGA
- the ispH gene encoding 4-hydroxy-3-methylbut-2-enyl diphosphate reductase, with the protein MDIFRAEKAGFCMGVELALAKLDTLIRKEPGHTVYTLGAIIHNPQVVKMYADRGVVTLQTADQAPSGSTVVVRAHGIARKVREDLCRRRIKIVDATCPKVMSACHLIEQHTVGERILLLYGEAAHPEVKSLLSYAGGESVVFDGMAHCAQLNLDPDKKYCLAAQTTKDKERFREISDYLQKRQQLDLLILETICDATRQRQQEAVRIAGQVDFVIVAGGYESSNTRCLVAIVRAHGTRALHVETAEELPLEKLRNYRRIGLTAGASTPKEVIDQIERVLASMEEITVE; encoded by the coding sequence ATGGATATTTTCAGGGCAGAAAAAGCCGGTTTTTGTATGGGCGTTGAACTGGCCCTCGCTAAACTTGATACGTTGATTCGCAAGGAACCAGGCCACACAGTCTACACCCTCGGGGCAATTATTCATAACCCGCAAGTGGTCAAGATGTATGCTGACAGGGGTGTGGTCACACTGCAAACGGCAGACCAGGCCCCGTCCGGGTCGACCGTGGTGGTTCGGGCGCATGGTATCGCGAGGAAGGTCCGAGAGGATCTGTGCCGGCGCCGGATCAAAATCGTTGATGCGACCTGTCCGAAAGTGATGTCGGCCTGCCATTTGATCGAGCAGCATACAGTTGGTGAGCGCATCCTGTTGCTTTATGGCGAGGCAGCTCATCCGGAGGTTAAGAGTCTGCTGAGTTATGCGGGTGGTGAGTCGGTGGTGTTCGATGGCATGGCGCATTGTGCACAATTGAACCTCGATCCGGATAAAAAATATTGCCTGGCGGCTCAGACGACGAAGGATAAGGAACGGTTCCGGGAGATCAGCGATTATTTACAAAAGCGGCAGCAACTCGATCTGTTGATTTTGGAGACGATTTGCGATGCCACCAGGCAACGGCAGCAAGAGGCGGTCCGCATTGCCGGGCAGGTCGATTTCGTTATTGTTGCCGGTGGTTATGAGAGCAGCAATACCCGCTGCCTCGTTGCGATCGTCCGGGCCCACGGAACCAGGGCGCTGCACGTTGAAACGGCTGAAGAGCTGCCCCTTGAGAAATTGCGAAATTACCGGCGCATCGGGCTGACGGCCGGTGCCTCGACACCCAAAGAGGTGATCGATCAAATTGAAAGGGTTTTGGCCTCGATGGAGGAGATAACAGTTGAATAA
- a CDS encoding 2-nitropropane dioxygenase: protein MLRQIKRPLYLVAQNGATRIMPGICNPAGETGDRHNFNGLVPACSLEALGDAGFCRSHDIKFPYVGGSMAKGISSVAMVAALAKAGMLGFFGAAGLALGEVEAAIDQLAQLAPGLPYGFNLIHSPNEPELENALVDLYLRRGIDLIEASAFLDLTPALVRYRTHGLYRDSAGRVVAPNRVIAKVSREEVAAKFFAPPRERFLRELVASGQLTEEQARLAAEIPMARDVTVEADSGVHTDNRPALALFPTIQAQKSTAQKEYGYRTPLRVGLGGGIATPAAAAAAFALGAAYLVTGTVNQACIESGTCDEVRQMLAETRQADVTMAPSGDMFEMGVNVQVIKRGTMFSMRAAKLYELYRAHSSLDDLPVTERQKLEKTIFRKELNQVWAETRSYFAERDPRQLAKAEADPKYKMALVFRWYLGQSPVWANKGMTDRKLDYQVWCGPAMGAFNEWSKGTFLEATGQRKVATVAMNILFGAAVLIRASQLKLQGVGLEDEAALTTPLEIEQIKEFLS from the coding sequence ATGTTGCGCCAGATTAAGCGGCCGCTCTATCTGGTGGCGCAGAATGGTGCTACCAGGATCATGCCCGGGATCTGCAACCCCGCCGGGGAGACCGGGGATCGCCACAACTTCAACGGACTGGTGCCGGCCTGTTCACTTGAAGCGCTGGGGGATGCCGGTTTTTGCCGCAGCCATGATATTAAATTTCCTTACGTTGGCGGCTCTATGGCCAAGGGGATCAGTTCGGTCGCGATGGTTGCGGCGCTGGCCAAGGCCGGGATGCTCGGCTTTTTCGGTGCTGCCGGACTGGCGCTGGGCGAGGTCGAGGCGGCCATTGATCAGTTGGCGCAGCTTGCTCCGGGTCTGCCGTATGGGTTCAACCTTATTCACAGTCCGAACGAGCCGGAGCTGGAAAACGCCCTGGTTGATCTTTATCTGCGGCGCGGCATCGACCTGATTGAGGCTTCGGCGTTTCTCGACCTGACCCCGGCTCTGGTCCGTTACCGGACCCATGGGCTTTACCGCGATAGTGCCGGCCGGGTTGTTGCGCCGAACCGGGTCATTGCCAAGGTTTCGCGCGAGGAAGTTGCGGCGAAATTTTTTGCACCGCCGCGGGAGCGCTTTTTGCGTGAGTTGGTTGCTTCAGGGCAGCTGACCGAAGAACAGGCGCGGTTGGCCGCCGAGATTCCAATGGCTCGGGATGTCACTGTCGAAGCTGATTCGGGCGTGCATACTGACAACCGGCCTGCCCTGGCGCTCTTCCCGACGATCCAGGCGCAGAAGAGTACTGCTCAGAAGGAATATGGTTACAGGACGCCTCTGCGGGTTGGCCTCGGTGGCGGTATCGCGACACCGGCCGCGGCGGCCGCCGCTTTTGCCCTGGGTGCAGCCTACCTGGTGACCGGAACGGTTAACCAGGCGTGTATCGAATCCGGCACCTGTGATGAGGTTCGCCAGATGCTGGCCGAGACCCGGCAGGCGGATGTCACCATGGCACCTTCCGGCGATATGTTCGAGATGGGTGTCAATGTACAGGTGATCAAGCGCGGCACCATGTTTTCAATGCGCGCGGCGAAGCTTTATGAACTCTACCGGGCGCATAGCAGCCTCGACGATCTGCCTGTTACGGAACGGCAGAAGCTCGAGAAGACGATTTTTCGCAAAGAGCTCAACCAGGTCTGGGCAGAAACACGCAGCTATTTTGCCGAGCGCGACCCGCGCCAGTTGGCGAAGGCGGAAGCCGATCCGAAATACAAGATGGCGCTGGTGTTTCGCTGGTATCTCGGCCAGTCGCCGGTCTGGGCCAATAAGGGCATGACCGACCGCAAGCTTGATTACCAGGTCTGGTGTGGTCCGGCGATGGGAGCTTTTAACGAGTGGAGCAAGGGGACGTTTCTCGAGGCAACCGGTCAGCGCAAGGTTGCCACCGTAGCAATGAATATCTTGTTTGGTGCGGCCGTGTTAATTCGTGCCAGCCAACTTAAACTGCAAGGGGTTGGCCTCGAAGACGAGGCGGCTTTGACCACCCCCCTTGAGATTGAACAGATCAAGGAGTTTCTCAGTTGA